In one window of Nitrospinota bacterium DNA:
- a CDS encoding chemotaxis response regulator CheY — translation MKILIVDDFSTMRRIIKNILKQLGYSNIIEADDGSSALTLLKKDKIDFIVSDWNMPKMSGLDLLKVIRSDEKLKSIPFLMVTAEAQKEKIMKALQEGVDNYIVKPFTAEILKEKIDKIFSN, via the coding sequence ATGAAAATCTTAATTGTGGATGATTTTTCGACGATGAGAAGAATTATTAAAAATATTCTTAAGCAGTTGGGTTATAGCAATATAATTGAAGCAGATGATGGAAGTAGTGCCCTTACTTTATTAAAGAAAGACAAAATAGATTTTATCGTTTCAGACTGGAACATGCCTAAGATGTCGGGATTAGACCTTCTTAAAGTTATTAGAAGCGATGAAAAATTAAAGTCAATACCTTTTTTGATGGTTACTGCCGAAGCGCAGAAAGAGAAGATTATGAAAGCTCTGCAGGAAGGAGTAGATAATTATATTGTAAAACCTTTTACTGCTGAGATATTGAAAGAAAAGATTGATAAAATATTTTCTAATTAA
- a CDS encoding response regulator, which translates to MKNILLVDDSFTARKIIGFMLKERGYKIIEADNGIDALEKMARFPIDLVITDLNMPKMDGLELVSSLKNDLTFKDIPIIIISLESENQEWDRGMKLGASAYFKKPVSKSKLIKKIDSLLKF; encoded by the coding sequence TTGAAAAATATATTATTGGTAGATGATTCTTTTACTGCCAGAAAAATAATAGGTTTTATGTTAAAGGAGCGGGGATATAAAATCATTGAGGCAGATAACGGGATTGATGCTTTAGAAAAAATGGCACGTTTTCCCATTGACTTAGTTATCACTGATTTAAACATGCCAAAGATGGATGGATTAGAGTTGGTCAGTTCTTTAAAAAATGATCTGACGTTTAAGGATATTCCTATAATTATTATTAGTTTAGAAAGCGAAAATCAAGAATGGGATAGGGGAATGAAATTAGGGGCATCTGCTTATTTCAAAAAACCTGTTTCAAAGAGTAAATTAATAAAAAAAATAGATAGTCTTTTAAAGTTTTAA
- a CDS encoding protein-glutamate O-methyltransferase CheR — protein MFDSITTNETSFFRNPPQLVAFEKSILPQVMEVKGEKKKKCIRIWSAGCSTGEEPFTIAMILLEHQLRSKGWEIEIIANDISEGALSSAKYGLYKKNKINSIPERYLYEYFDNTGEEYSLKIGVKDLVKFKNTNLIDQIQNKTYQDFDIVFCRNVLIYFDNEAKKKVITTIYDLLVPGGYLFIGHSESLHNLSRAFKPLHFEKAIVYKKE, from the coding sequence TTGTTTGATTCTATTACAACTAATGAGACATCGTTTTTTAGAAACCCTCCCCAACTGGTTGCCTTTGAAAAAAGTATATTACCGCAGGTTATGGAGGTAAAAGGAGAGAAGAAAAAAAAATGCATCAGGATATGGAGCGCTGGTTGTTCGACGGGTGAGGAACCTTTTACAATAGCAATGATTCTCTTGGAACATCAATTAAGATCAAAAGGATGGGAAATTGAAATCATAGCCAATGATATTAGTGAAGGAGCTTTATCATCAGCAAAATATGGGTTATATAAAAAAAACAAGATTAATAGTATTCCAGAAAGATATCTTTATGAATATTTTGATAATACGGGTGAAGAATATAGTTTGAAAATTGGAGTAAAAGATTTAGTCAAATTTAAAAATACAAATTTGATAGACCAAATTCAAAATAAAACTTATCAAGACTTTGATATTGTGTTTTGTAGAAATGTCTTAATATATTTTGATAACGAGGCAAAGAAAAAGGTGATTACTACAATCTATGATCTGCTGGTCCCTGGGGGATACCTTTTTATTGGTCATTCAGAATCATTGCATAATTTATCACGAGCATTTAAACCACTACATTTTGAAAAGGCGATCGTTTATAAGAAAGAATAG